Part of the Pan paniscus chromosome 3, NHGRI_mPanPan1-v2.0_pri, whole genome shotgun sequence genome is shown below.
CTACTCCCGCATCCGCTCCTGCTACCACTGCTCCAGACAGCCTGTAGCTGCCATCACTAGCACTTAAGAAAGGCACATTCAGTGGACAGCTCAGGAAAATCTTTAAGTCAATTTTTTATAGGCAAAAACATTGTTTCCTGGGCAAACAAAATTTATGGACTACCAATAAATAGAAAACTGTAGAGATTCTAGATTAAGTCTAGAAATAATCCTGTAGCCcaagatttatttataatttgtcaagaatctgtattttgttttgaCAAAAAAAACTGTGTGGTGTGGGTCCTTCAGGAGACACAGTGTGACAAAGCAAAGCTAAAATCAACTTCTTTGCATTGCAAACACCAAGGCTGTAGTCAAGCAGCTCACTGCCTATGTGTCAGATGACTTTGCTTCATTTTTCATCATGATACTTGTAGTCTATAGAGCCCTGAATATTAACTAGCTTTCTCCCAACTCAGAACCGTGTTAGGAGGTGGTTGCTTTCAAAACTAAAGtgttaatatttatttccatttctataccaGGAAAGTAAAAATCTTTGGTCAAAATTAGAAATCTTTAACAACTAGTTACTTGTGTATTGACAGTTTGTTTCCAGGTGTAATCATTCTCCCTTAAAATCCGGTTATATTCACGACCATTATACTTATCCTGGTATCATTCCTGGAAATGGGTAACTTGCATCCTGCTCAGACTAAGTTGACAAAGTTTCAATTGAAGAATTCTAACTTTATGCTATTTTCCACTTTATTGCATTACAAAGGACAAAATATacagttttcttaaaaatgaaataaatttactgccTTAAACTACATTTGACGGTAAACTGAGTTCCTTCCATAGAATAACCACTAACAGCAATCCATGGTCCTGAGCAATTGATTCTTCACCATACAATGATTTGGGATGCCTTTAAGGGTATATTTGAattgaatattttcaaaagctCCCACTTTGTAGAGTTTATCATCACTAGTTTCCCCAGTGGAATTTGTAGAAAGTTAGTAGAATGAAACAATCTTATTTTGTATAATGAGGAATAGAATACTGAGAATGTGTCTGAGAAACATGGCACTGGtaggaaaaagtaaaacagtTTATTCTCATCTGCTCAGTAAGCTAAGTCATTTTAACTTGAAAATCATCAAAATTTTCATGAAACCTTCCACCAACTTTATTTTTCCCCAGCTTTAGTaagatataattgacaaataaaaattgtatactgtatataacatgatgctttgatacatgtatacaagtttaaatatttgtgtttcctTAGTCAAACTCCTCACTTTTTTGGAAGTTGACAGAATTTAATCTTGGATTGTGTCCAATAACTAGCTTTTACCACTATTCAGTATATTTTGGATAAGAAACACATAacagtttattctttaaaaaagcaattttacTATTTAGGAACTgtgtttaaaaagcattttaaatatcatttatgcAAGAGTTTTCAAGGTTTTTTCATTCTAAGCcctttaaccaaaaaaaaaaaaaaaaaaaaagatttatgtgaaattcaaagTAAATAGAAGAGATCAAAGCAGATCTGTTCCGGCTGAGGCTGAGTTTGAGACCTGTAAGACAGTCTACTTGccatatggcttggctgtgtccccacccaaatctcatctcgaattgtagccCCCATAATTCCCAAATGTtttgagagggacctggtgggagataaatTAAATCATGggtgcagtttcccccatactgttctatGGTAGtgaatgagatctgatggttttttaagaggcttcccctttcacttggctcacATTCTCTGActtgcttgccaccatgtaagacatgccttttgccttcctccatgattgtgaggcctccccagccacatggaactctgagtccattaaacctctttttctttataaattacccagtctcagatatgtctttatcagcagtgtgaaaacaaactaatataaCCTGTTTCCTCTGTCCCATTTATCCATCTTCTGAAGTGGAATGCAAAGAAGCTTTACCCCGAACTGCTGGAAAACCATAGTTCTCTATTAATACAAACTATTTGTGGGCTTTAGTCATCCACTATTTGTGCCTTACTCACCCATTGCTTGTGATAGTATCCACCTAATTAGAGGCTGCCTAtaagtctctacaaaaactgtACACAGATGTTGTTATATCAGATAGCCATTCTCCTAATTATATGTTCAACTGTCTAGAATCCATATATGGTCAGTATCCTCTGATTATTCCTGGTCATTGAGACCAACCAGGAAAATATCAAATTATCACtatttgttttatcttctttttcagCAATGAGCTCATCAACAGGGGAGTTAACTGTCCAAGCAAGTAAGTCAAGTTAGCTTATATAAACAAGTTCAATTTTCACATCAGAAaggacattttcaaatatttgctcatacttgcccatctgtcctccagATTTTCTTTGAGAGATAATAACTATTTGTATGATagatttaaatactttttttttctaactcatGGACTGATCTTTTAGTCatgttcaagaaaaaaattgccaTGGTAACCTTCTGGGGCAATTTGAAGAAAGCATATATTTTTGATTGGGAATATTGgacttgtttttctaatttttaaaaatgccataaaATGTACTTTctgctacaaaataaaataataagaaagtaaTCAATAGGAAGGACATAAAACCCATTGTCTGTGACTGACAAGTTATCTGTGAAATAtgctaaggtcaggagttcgagaccagcctgaccaacatggagaagaaaacccatctctattaaaaatacaaaaattagccgggtgcggtggcaggtgcctgtagtcccagctacttgggaggctgaggcaggagaatcacttgaacctgggaggcagaggttgcagtgagccaagattgcaccactgcactccagcctcggcgacagagtgagactccatctcaaaaaaaaagaaaaaatatatgcttAATATATTCATCTTAATCGCTAACAGTGGCTTCATTAAATCACTTCAAATCACTGTGGCCTAAATTTTGAAAGATTTTACAAAAAACAGTGATGAATTTGAGCAATGATGTTCATGCATTTGCCTCTGTGTCTTGCAAACACCCTAAGTATTTTTATCcatgtgtttattcattcaacaatatattttaacatcTACCAAGTGCCAGAAATTAGACCAGGAGTTGGTGGTACCATTGTGAATAAAACATGATCCCTGCTCTAAAATTAGAATTCCAAagtagagaaagatataaataaatcaggaagtatgaaaataatgtgataaatgctatgacAGAGGAAGTGCATAGTGCTATGATAGTTGATCAGAGAGTCAGCTAACCTGTTCTCACAGAGTAAGAAAGTGAACCCTGAAATGTAAGAGAGAAGAGGCCATGAATCCAGTGACAGGTGGGTTAAGTGTCCTGGGCAGGAGGAGTAGTATACGAAAATGTCTTCGGGCAAGTAAGAATGGGGTCATTTCTTGTAATTACAACATGTTTCTTATAACTTAATGATCTCATCTTTTTTCAGGTTGTGGTAAACGAGTTGTTCCATTAAACGTCAACAGAATAGCATCTGGAGTCATTGCACCCAAGGCGGCCTGGCCTTGGCAAGCTTCCCTTCAGTATGATAACATCCATCAGTGTGGGGCCACCTTGATTAGTAATACATGGCTTGTCACTGCAGCACACTGCTTCCAGAAGTAAGTTATCGACCTTAAGTTAGAACCCACTTTTGCTAAAAAGCTCTGAGTTTTGTCATATTCTTGGTAACAATTAATGTCTCAAATATTActgaagtaaaataagaaaaagttatttcaggttcttttctaaaataatgttACACATGTATACTTAATCAGAAATTTGATGGGAATAAAGGAAGTAACAGTCAATATCCTAGTATCCATCAATCATTTCCTCAAAGTTTTTAATAAGGAAACTGTGTAAGGAATCAGAACTATTTTGCAACATCCTAACACAAAATATTCACTAATAACATGTACCATTAATCTTTTGTCAAACAATGCTCTCCACTTAAAACTAGTGTCTGTTTCTGCCAAACACTTGGCCAGTCTCATACTGATCTTAAATAATCAAACTAATTCCaaagtaaaatggaaattttcaataaatgctgGAAGTTGGTAACCGTGATGATGGAGAACCGCAGATAAATTTAGAGCATTGACATATGAAGATCTGTGGAATCAGAACAGTTTACAACCAAAATGAGAGATTGCTAGCGTGATAAAGACAGGCACTTCAAAAGAGATTCCTCGGAGTATCAAAGGATTCAGAGAGGCCCTTGGGCCACTCAATGTGACCTTCGCATAATAGAGCATCTCTTCACAGTAGTGACACAAAAGACAAAGCTGAAGTGAAGAATAGCAAATTGTGCTATCCTATAATTGTTTCTGAAtgcatacattttattaaatataagattaaatgactttttataacttttaatcTTACTTTTCAAGATAATAACCAGTCATTTTTATCACTATTACATTtagaattttagatttgtttctaAGTAGATTAACTGTATCGCCTTTCTTCTTCATTGCCAATTATTACAGTAATAACAAAGACTTCTTGAGTATCTCTATATAATGGGTGGCAGCAGGATTTAGTGGGAAAAATATGTCCCAGGCAGTTGGAGAGCTGGGCAAATTATTGAACCTTAGTGTATTAGGTAATAGATAGGCTAGatcttttcacattctttttgACCTATAAAATTCTAACTTTTGTTACTATAATAAATTTCATTTGCCTAGGAGCATAAATCTTTATAGAGACTCTTAATATTCCAAAGAATATACATATTAAGAATCTAGGcttggcatgatggctcatgcctgtaatcccagcattttgggaggccgaggcaagaggaccacttgagctcaggagttcaagaccagcttgggcaagatagtgaaaccccattgggcatggtggtgcatacctatcatcccagctacttgggaggctaaggcagaaggatcccttaagcccaggagtttgaggctcctgcaagctatgattgcaccactgcactccagcctgagtgacaatgcaagaccccatcttaaaaaaatagtaatatatttttaaaaataatctacatAAATTCTTAATGTTTGAAAGATGTGAGAGCTCAGTAAGCTGATATATTAGAAAGCCAGAAATCCCTTATGCTGGTGTCTGGTTTTTCAAAGTAATGGGAAACTTACTTTGCCAAAGTTAGCCATTTTTGTGGTAGATAGttctatttttgcaaatatctttATAGCATTGAACACCAAATCTATACTCTATTAACTTCTACcatcaatatttgtttttcttttaatctgaAACAACAGGaaccaattttatttcttcattcatataACAGCTATTCTTTAGTTTCTCTTTTTCAGACCAAACATAAAATGAGGGAGAATATCCAAACcataagtgaaaataaatatcATTACTGTGAgctttagtttgctaaggataatgacctccagccctatccatgtccctgcaaagggcatgattttgttctttttatggctgcatagtattccatggtgtatgtataccacattttctttatccagtctatcactaatgggcatttaggttgattccatgtctttgctatactGAAGAGTGctagagggagaggatcaggaaaaataactaatgggtactaggcttaatacctgggtgatgaaataatatgtacaacaaaaccccatgacacaagtttacctgtgtaacaaacctgcacatgtaaccctgaacttagaaaaaagtatatatatgcacacacatatatatgcatacatatatatgtgtgtatatatatgcatatatgtgtgtgtgtatatatatataaaaatatatatatatataattacctcATTTTTCCAGAACCAACTTCCAGATGCCCTACCACATTGGTTCTTATTCTCTGAACATTCGAGACTTTGTCAGTGTCTTCCTTAAAATATGCTTCCAATAACTAAATACACCAAGACAGATGTGTGACTAGTGTCACACATAACAAAATAAAGCAGGAAGTcttctgaaaaatacaaataatgtaaATTGGTGGGAGACAgtgttttataaagggaagagcagagagaggcaggcagataTGTGATGTGAATCAAATAGTTTAACCTATCCAGGCTTTATTTTCCTTAAGTATAAAACACAGTCTTTACTAGATGATCTTTCATTGCTACTAAATGATTTTTCCGATCCCTGTATGTACCATAATCCACCCATTGCCCAAGCCCACAAGCTAGAAGTCAACCGCATTTACCACATTTGATCATCTCTCAAAGGACTATGCAGTCATCTAATAGACTTTACCACATCCATTCTTGACCTTCAAGAATCTACTCCCCAGAAAGAAccaacatgttttttaaaaatgtaaatgagacTACATTATTCTCTGGCTTAATTATCCAGTAGATTCCCATATCACTTCAATAAAATTTAAGCACTTTATCATGACCTATAAAACACTCTAAAATCTAGTCCCTGCTTACCTCTCCAAGCTCACCCCCAACCATTCTTTCCCTTGTGTTCTGACTGCAGCCCATCCAACCCAAGACCTTGGGATTTTTGCCTGGAAACTTGTTTCCCTCATCTCCTCACACTGATCCTCTTTTACTATGTCTTAGCCCAAATGCGTTCTTAAAATAATCATAATGACCTGTTAGTACTCTATTCCGTTaccctattttattttgttcatagcCTTTATCAATGTTTAagattatttatctatttgtttgcttgctttgatccttttccttctctggaaTCTTATACTCCTGTGAGCAGGCATCTTAGGTCTTGTTCATCACTTTATCCCCAGCAGTTCAGATAAGGCTCAGCAcacagatgctcagtaaatatttgtggaagggataaatgaatgatattttatgtgtattacaGTTCTAAAATTCAATAGTTTTGTATTAAATATCAGTTCTAATATGGCATTTATatgattttatctttcaaaacatTAGCAATAGAttatatttaaatgataaaagaaaactataactGCAGCCAAGTATTCTCAGGATTGTATTTCTCTTATATTAGCCTAAATGCAATTAATCTAGCTCATATACTTCGGGCAGCTTATATATATTCTGTTAATTTCTAACCTTTTCCAGGTATAAAAATCCACATCAATGGACTGTTAGTTTTGGAACAAAAATCAACCCTcccttaatgaaaagaaatgtcaGAAGATTTATTATCCATGAGAAGTACCGCTCTGCAGCAAGAGAGTACGACATTGCTGTTGTGCAGGTCTCTTCCAGAGTCACCTTTTCGGATGACATACGCCGGATTTGTTTGCCAGAAGCCTCTGCATCCTTCCAACCAAATTTGACTGTCTACATCACAGGATTTGGAGCACTTTACTATGGTGGTGGGTATCTCAGGATAGCTAACAGAGCACTAAGCCCTGTCTAAGGCAATGTGATTTCATCTCCATCAATATTATCCTGACAGCCATTTCCACACAGTCTGGTTGGATTAGTTAGGGTTCTTATTTTGTGTGACAGAAATTCAGTTCACATTAACCAGTgcagaataaaaaacaaagaaacaaaaacttccaCAAATTTGGCTCATGTAATTTGGAAGTCAAAAAAGTGTAGTAAGTTTCACTTCAGACACAGGGGTTTATATGATGTCATCTGGCTCTGTGTctctgaatttgaattttttgcCCCTGCTTTTCTCTATGTTGGCTTCATTCAGAGGGATGCTAGCTTCACCTAGTGTCAGAGGTGGCTAACAACACCTCAACACATCATCCTTAACcaagaaaaaatacatagaaaggaacatttatttcttttctttgccagAATTCACATTAATTTCTATTGTTCCAGCTGTGTCTAGGAGGACTCAGATTGAGTGGCTAACTCAAATATTCTTTATGCCTATGTAGCAAAATTTGCTTTAGTACTGAAGAAGCTAATTTAAGTGTGATGGTGAGTAAGAATAGTGTAGAGATAAATTGTCAAATTATTTGTCCCCTCTAAAAGTATTCAACTTGATATACTAACTTAGTCTTGTAAGAAATAATGATGATTTAGTTACTGAATGTTCTAGGCAATCTTAGTGAGACACGCTCTGGATTCTACCATGTGGTCCAGGTACATATGTATAACAAAAGCTAGAGAGTTTCTTTAACACTGGGCTTGAGAAAATGCAAAAGGGCTTTCTGAGAATGACTAAATCTATTTGCAGGATTCTATACAATTTATTTACCTACaagaaattataaagaataaGCTTTTGATTCTCAGTCTACCATTAAGGAACTAGGAATAACCTTTCACTCACATAGGCAGGAATAGGTTTTAGGGTCTCTAGATTTTTTCCAGGTGTCCCATGTGGTTTTGTTTCATCTTATACAGAGTGAGACATGCATTGCTTTCTTTAAGGTTGTATTACCAATCACAGAAAATATTACCTATGGTTTATTAATTCTAGTAGATCTAGTGCTGCTGTAAGCCTGACACCTCCCTAGGTCTGCACTCTCTTGGATGGATTTTCTCTGAAGATAGGGCTTGCATTCTCTGCTTCATAGTGGTGGGAAAGACATCACAAATCCCCTTTGGCTTGGTGGGAAAAATCactttcaggagtttgagactggcacAGAAACATACCTGTCATAATGCGCTGTGAGTGGCAACAGAACCTGACACTTATAGAGCACTCCACCCTACTTGAATACGGCCTCTCTTGGTGAGTGACCCACAGGTGCTTTTAATctattaaatagattaaattaaCCTATCATTCTTAATCTGTTAAGTACATTAATAGATTAAAAGCACCCATTCGTTACTCACCAAGAGAGGCCATATTCAAGTCTGTAAAGCAAACCCtaagaagttttttaaaattgaaattgtaCAAAGTATATTCTCTGATCCTAATGGAATCTAACTAGacatcagtaacagaaagataacaTAAAAATCCCCAAATGCTTACCAATTAaaaaacatatgtaaataaaGAGAATATCTCGAAGAAATTTGTAAAAACACATAGaactaaatgaaaacaaaaatatacaaatatatgccaGATGCTGCTAAAATAGTGtagaaagggaaatttatagaaaatgcatattataagGAAAGATATCAAATCAATAATTAAGTTCTCACTTCAAgcaactggaaaaagaaaaaataaacctaaaacaaacataaggaaggaaataataagaataagaatagaaatgaataaaattgaaaataagaaacaatataGAAAATTGATAAGTAAAAAGCTGATTATTtgataaaatcaatattttgctAGAAATGTCATTAAGCATTTTTACAGAAGATGAGATATAGCTCAGGGATGTCCAGAATTTATGGGCTATGCTTTTCATGAGTTGGAATACATTTTACCAACCAGTTTAGTTTGCTGAAGAAGTTGTGGATTTGCACTGTCACCTACTTACAATACGTAGATTGTCAGTTTCACTTTACTCTTCtcaccattattatttttttatttttatttttatttttattttgaaacagagtctcgctctgtctcccaggctggagtgcagtggcgtgatctcggctcactgcaagctccgcctcccgggttcacgccattctcctgcctcagcctcccgagtagctgggactgcaggcgcccgccagcatgcccggctaattgttttgtagttttagtaaagaaggggtttcaccgtgttagccaggatggttttgatctcctgacctcgtgacccacctgcctcggcctcccaaagcgctgggattacaggcgtgagccaccgcgcgccaGGCCATGAATGTTTTTAATTGATGATATAGTAGgcaatataaatgtgtgtgtgtgtgtgtgtgtgtgtgtgtataatatatataaaccaaTTGTATTCAAATAacagaataatttgaaaaatctCTTAGCATATTTCTGAGTTACACACTTAAATCTTCTGAGCACTTTTAAATATGTGTTTACAAACATTTCTTCAGAAATAAATCTTGGAAATCGTCTTCTAAAGAAACTGGTGTATTAGGGTTTTTTCAAATGtacttagtttttttaaaattgatgtatAAAATTGCATGTACTTACCACGTACAACATAATGTGTTGAAGTATAGTATATGTACACTGTGAGTGTTAAATCTAGTTAATTAAGAAACGtcttattttacataattatcatttttgtggCAAGAACACTTAATATCTACTCTTGTAGCGTTTCTCAAGAATACGATATATCAACAGTAGGCAACCAGAAGCTGGGGGTCTTTACAGGGGAAGGAGTTGGGGAGATGCTGGTCAACAAATTCATATTTGCAGTTAGGAAgaaaaagttcaagagatctCTCATCCATCATGGTGACCATAGCTGATGATACATCGTATTCTTGTATTAGTTTTTTATAAATGTGTAACAAATAACCACAAACAGTTAAAACagcactcatttatttttatctcactGTTTTCATGAGTCAGACTTTCAGACACAGCTTAGTTGGGTCCTCTTAGGGTCTCACCAAACTGTAATCAAGATGTCGGCTGGGGTTGTGGCCACATCTGTGGCTCCTTTGAAGGTTTCCTCAAGGtttgctggcagaattcctttACTCGCAGCTGTAGAATGCATGCCAGCTTGCTGCTTTAACTCTTTAGGAAAGTGTCTCAACTCCAGCAAGGTTCGCCCTTTTTGAAATGGCTCAGctgattaggtcaggcccacctTTGATAATCTCCTTTTGATGAATTCAAAGTCAAACTCATTAGAGGtcttaatcacatctgtaaaattCCCTCATCTTGGCCATATAACATAATCTAATCATGAGAATGGCATCCCTCATATTCACAGATCCTGCCCATATTTGGGAGGAGGGGAATCACACAGGAATCTTGGGGACCATCCTAGAATTCTGCCAACCATGGGGTCATGGTTTCCCAATCAATATATGGTTTGGTATAAAGAATCCCTGAATGCTTGTGCTATTCTTGGTTTTCTACGTAGCCTGCCATAATAATGGTTTCTAAAACTCAGAACCTAGCTTACAGTCTGCAGCCACCAACTTGTAATACATTAGAAGTGAAATCATTGCCATttaatgcatttatatatatatgtatgatatataatatatgtatatttcacatatatcttatatatgtgaAAGCTCATCATaaactttaaataataaaataaatgtacatagTATTATAGGCATTTTATCAAGCCAATGGAGAAAACCATCTAGGCATGCAAAGTTTCTGGGAACACTCTGGAACCCACAGATAAAAGCTTTACAAAAGATAAAAGGCCTTCCTGAAATATATAAGCTGATTATTTTTAAGGTTAGATTTTCcagaaaaaataatccaaatggCTTTCTTGCTTTGAgaagtttttataaaaatgtgattggacaaTAATTATCATTAGATGTGCCAGATTTAAccagaaattcttttttctagAAACTGCTTATATTAACTTCATTCTGTATTGACAATTttactatgaaaaaaatattaggaAAGTCTGCTCACTTCACTCTAGCCAAAGATGCTGATTGTAAATACTAGAATAACTCTATTTTTCCTTAAGGGGAATCCCAAAATGATCTCCGAGAAGCCAGAGTGAAAATCATAAGTGATGATGTCTGCAAGCAACCACAGGTGTATGGCAATGATATAAAACCTGGAATGTTCTGTGCCGGATATAGGGAAGGAATTTATGATGCCTGCAGGGTAAGTTGGAGGGATTTTTTTATATTACTAACTCAAAAATTTTTATCTGTCTCAGGATATATTATATGTTCTTTACATAAGGACAAAACATAGATATCATGTCAGCTCAAAAAAGTTACAAATGCAAATTTCACAgcacaaaatacttttaaatgttttattaagaTAAATGAAGTAAGAGTTTCTCTGATgctatcaaacaaacaaaattagaattTCTTAACCAGAAATCCAAAGATTAATAAAGCAGTTTATTTTCTCAAGGGGCTCAcactcaagaaagaaaataatcataaaCAGAGAAGTATAAAGTGATGTTATGAATAATATaatgaaaagcaaatatttttcttgaagGAAACATTTTTGGAACA
Proteins encoded:
- the TMPRSS11A gene encoding transmembrane protease serine 11A, which translates into the protein MIAVLIVLSLTVVAVTIGLLVHFLVFDQKKEYYHGSFKILDPQINNNFGQSNTYQLKDLRETTENLVDEIFIDSAWKKNYIKNQVVRLTPEEDGVKVDVIMVFQFPSTEQRAVREKKIQSILNQKIRNLRALPINASSVQVNAMSSSTGELTVQASCGKRVVPLNVNRIASGVIAPKAAWPWQASLQYDNIHQCGATLISNTWLVTAAHCFQKYKNPHQWTVSFGTKINPPLMKRNVRRFIIHEKYRSAAREYDIAVVQVSSRVTFSDDIRRICLPEASASFQPNLTVYITGFGALYYGGESQNDLREARVKIISDDVCKQPQVYGNDIKPGMFCAGYREGIYDACRG